The proteins below are encoded in one region of Scomber japonicus isolate fScoJap1 chromosome 2, fScoJap1.pri, whole genome shotgun sequence:
- the atf4a gene encoding cyclic AMP-dependent transcription factor ATF-4 — MTLSQLALEDVGDLYLGPSFLMADPMGPLLDQDEEEALSPSSSLEGKAPASPPLSFSSSSSYASSLSPYQTMSSSPTSLPPSPPTDPSSFLGTKAGVNSLSLPWLGANDLLEAHVGVEDGKDDAFAGMDWMSEKIDLSEFDLDSLIGSCSSDESPSSPEDLLASLDTHMDLDLDTFDTAVPAPHDSLGELGLSLPSIPFLPVEFPLPGVAEAKTATASVAAEVIPDLELGMKSEPPSPAPPTPPQSPPSPAYTLELGSEVDVLDAEKTVTSITATATIFPDPSGSVQTSSPIVLSLPTTGHLLVVLTNKDESSVVSLSDQTIKTSPPSSDCDSDSGIDSVPDSPAHLSSPPPTPSPAAGSSRTKPYSKQEPSTPSSSPSAKTPKVKSVSGAPKVVEKKLKKMEQNKTAATRYRQKKRVEQDQLNDECTELEKRNNELAEKAESISREIQYLKDLMEEVRKHRRSKTGSVA; from the exons atgacaCTCTCCCAGCTTGCCTTGGAGGACGTGGGGGACCTGTACTTAG GGCCCTCGTTTCTGATGGCTGACCCGATGGGGCCCCTTCTGGAccaagatgaagaagaagctctttctccctcctcctctctagaGGGGAAGGCGCCAGCTTcgccccccctctctttctcctcctcttcctcctatgcatcctctctgtctccctatCAGACCATGTCGTCCTCCCCTACCTCCTTGcctccctctccccccaccGATCCCTCCTCGTTCCTGGGAACCAAGGCTGGAGTGAACTCGCTGTCCCTCCCCTGGCTGGGTGCCAACGACCTGCTCGAAGCCCACGTTGGAGTAGAAGATGGCAaag ATGATGCTTTTGCGGGCATGGACTGGATGTCAGAGAAAATCGACCTGAGTGAATTTGACCTGGATTCCCTCATTGGCTCCTGCTCGTCCGATGAGTCTCCCAGCTCCCCCGAGGATCTCCTGGCCTCCCTCGACACCCACATGGATCTGGATCTCGACACCTTCGACACGGCCGTCCCCGCCCCTCACGACAGCCTCGGGGAGCTCGGTCTGTCGCTGCCCAGCATCCCCTTCCTCCCCGTGGAGTTCCCTCTCCCCGGTGTAGCTGAGGCCAAGACGGCGACGGCGTCGGTGGCGGCGGAGGTGATTCCCGATCTGGAGCTTGGCATGAAATCCGAGCCTCCATCCCCagctcctcctactcctcctcagTCTCCGCCTTCTCCAGCTTACACATTGGAGCTGGGGAGTGAAGTGGATGTGCTGGATGCTGAGAAAACCGTCACTTCCATCACCGCCACCGCCACCATCTTCCCAGACCCCAGTGGAAGCGTTCAGACCAGCAGCCCCATCGTGCTCTCCCTCCCCACCACCGGCCATTTACTGGTGGTCCTCACCAATAAAGATGAGTCCTCTGTTGTATCTCTCTCCGACCAGACCATCAAAACCTCTCCTCCATCCAGCGACTGCGACAGCGACTCGGGCATCGATTCCGTTCCCGATTCGCCggctcacctctcctctcctcctcccacccccTCTCCTGCAGCTGGTTCCTCCAGGACCAAACCGTACTCCAAACAGGAGCCCTctactccctcctcctccccgtcGGCCAAGACCCCCAAAGTCAAATCGGTGTCCGGCGCTCCCAAGGTGGTGGAGAAGAAACTGAAGAAGATGGAGCAGAACAAGACGGCGGCCACCCGCTACCGTCAGAAGAAGAGGGTGGAGCAGGATCAGCTGAACGACGAGTGCACCGAGCTGGAGAAGAGGAACAACGAGTTGGCGGAAAAGGCCGAGTCCATAAGCAGAGAGATCCAGTACCTGAAAGATCTGATGGAGGAAGTTCGTAAGCACCGCCGAAGCAAGACCGGCTCAGTGGCGTAG